Within Actinomycetota bacterium, the genomic segment AGGTGCAAGCCCACGCCGCCGAGCTGGCCCGCCACGCCGTGTCGTCCTGGGACCGCTCCAGTTGACGACCGTCCCACCGAGCCGGGGGGTAGCGGGCGCGAGCCACGAAGCGACCGCGTTCCCGTAGGGTTCGACACGTTGGGGGAGGACGCCGGGGTGGACGTCGAACGCCGGGTGGGCCACGTCCTCTACGACGGCCTCGCGGCCGTCTTCCGGCTCGGCTTCCGCCTGTTCAGGTGGTCGTTCGACGCTCGCGGCCAGCAGCACATCCCGTCGACCGGTCCGGTGATCGTGGCCAGCAACCACATCAGCTACCTCGACTTCTCGTTCGTGGCGCTGTGTCAACGACAGCGGCGCATCCGGTACATGGTCCGCAGCGACGTCATGCACACGCCGGTGGTGGGCGCCGCGCTGCGGGCCCTGCGACAGATCGAGATCGATCCGTACGGCGACGCCAGGCCCGGGTACCGCGACGCGCTCGCGGCGTTGCGCGCCGGGGAGGTCGTCGGGATCTTCCCGGAGGGCACGATCAGCCCGTCCTTCGTCCCGATGGAGGGACGGCCCGGCGCCGCCCGGCTCGCGGCCGCCGCCGGCGCGCCGATCGTCC encodes:
- a CDS encoding 1-acyl-sn-glycerol-3-phosphate acyltransferase codes for the protein MDVERRVGHVLYDGLAAVFRLGFRLFRWSFDARGQQHIPSTGPVIVASNHISYLDFSFVALCQRQRRIRYMVRSDVMHTPVVGAALRALRQIEIDPYGDARPGYRDALAALRAGEVVGIFPEGTISPSFVPMEGRPGAARLAAAAGAPIVPVAVWGSQRVLTKGRDPRPARGIPILVRYGEPLLVERRADSREATDELMARIEHLLKQAQDDYPDQPAGPDDRWWVPAHLGGTAPTVDEA